In Aedes albopictus strain Foshan chromosome 3, AalbF5, whole genome shotgun sequence, the following are encoded in one genomic region:
- the LOC109400782 gene encoding farnesol dehydrogenase-like: protein MDRWVGKVAVVTGTSSGIGAAIAKDLAKAGMVVVGLARRVERTEALKEELPESARDRLHAVKCDVSKEEEILKSFKWVEEKFGGVDVMINNAGIGRQTDLLEVGNTEMLREVLDTNVMGLVLCSREAYQSMKKRSVDGHIIHINSVAGHKVINFPKMNIYTGSKYAVTGITETMMNELRNAGTKIKVTSISPGAVKTEIMPEAMRNGNFPMLEAEDISEAVLYALGTPPRVQIQELTIRPVGETF, encoded by the exons ATGGATCGCTGGGTAGGAAAAGTGGCCGTAGTGACCGGTACCAGTTCGGGCATCGGTGCCGCCATTGCCAAGGACTTGGCCAAGGCCGGCATGGTGGTTGTGGGGTTGGCACGACGAGTGGAGCGTACCGAGGCGTTAAAGGAGGAATTGCCCGAATCGGCAAGAGATCGGCTTCATGCGGTCAAGTGCGATGTGTCCAAGgaggaggaaatactgaagagcTTCAAGTGGGTCGAGGAGAAGTTCGGAGGAGTTGACGTAATGATCAATAATGCCGGAATCGGTCGACAGACGGACCTGCTCGAAGTGGGAAATACGGAAATGCTGCGAGAAGTGCTGGACACTAATGTGATGGGATTGGTGTTGTGCAGTCGGGAAGCTTATCAATCGATGAAAAAGCGTTCGGTCGATGGTCACATCATTCATATCAACAGCGTGGCCGGGCACAAGGTGATCAATTTCCCTAAGATGAATATTTATACGGGTTCGAAGTATGCCGTGACGGGCATCACGGAAACGATGATGAACGAGCTGAGGAACGCCGGGACGAAGATCAAGGTTACG AGCATCAGTCCTGGAGCCGTGAAAACGGAAATCATGCCGGAAGCCATGCGCAACGGAAATTTCCCCATGCTGGAAGCTGAGGACATTTCGGAAGCTGTACTGTACGCCCTAGGAACACCTCCACGAGTTCAGATCCAAGAACTGACGATCAGACCGGTTGGGGAAACTTTTTAG